A genomic window from Lotus japonicus ecotype B-129 chromosome 1, LjGifu_v1.2 includes:
- the LOC130727814 gene encoding L10-interacting MYB domain-containing protein-like, whose protein sequence is MEIESSNQPKQERSRTRWTASLDKIFADLVVKHIQLGNRPNDVFDKKTWNHIRDDFNKQTDLNFNNNQLRKHLDVLRTRFHNLKSAYDQNNGFVIDDSCCIGFELWEDTGAQPRPEIVKVKDCPIYEQLCTIFSDSAAVPDGKYAQSSHYEVDATSLISCSEAGVSNHQYPSSSKPILTAENVTKNSLDRKKKRPSEMQTTSLDQDSCDAMAEALLEMVGAYRLRTIVSTVGDDKFSVTNCIRALDEVDGINEQLYFSALELFEDPSLREIFISLKCDKIRLAWLQGKCGRRNIP, encoded by the exons ATGGAAATCGAATCTAGTAATCAGCCCAAGCAAGAGCGTTCGAGGACAAGATGGACAGCATCACTTGACAAGATATTTGCAGACTTGGTTGTCAAGCACATCCAACTAGGAAACAGACCAAACGATGTTTTTGACAAGAAAACATGGAATCACATTCGTGACGACTTCAATAAGCAAACCGACCTCAATTTCAATAACAATCAATTGAGGAAGCATCTAGACGTTCTCCGAACACGCTTCCATAATCTGAAATCTGCTTATGATCAAAATAACGGCTTTGTAATAGATGATTCCTGTTGCATTGGCTTTGAACTGTGGGAAGACACAGGG GCACAACCTAGACCTGAAATAGTTAAAGTGAAAGATTGTCCCATATATGAGCAGCTGTGCACAATATTCTCAGATTCAGCTGCAGTGCCAGATGGGAAATATGCCCAATCTAGTCATTATGAAGTGGATGCCACTAGCTTAATTTCATGTTCAGAAGCTGGGGTCTCAAATCATCAATACCCATCATCATCAAAACCCATCTTAACTGCAGAGAATGTAACTAAGAATTCTCTTGATAGGAAAAAGAAACGTCCATCTGAGATGCAAACAACTAGTCTCGATCAAGACAGCTGTGATGCTATGGCAGAGGCCTTGTTAGAGATGGTTGGTGCTTATAGGTTAAGGACAATTGTTTCAACTGTAGGTGATGATAAATTTTCCGTAACCAATTGCATTAGGGCACTTGATGAGGTAGATGGCATCAACGAACAGCTCTACTTTTCTGCATTGGAGCTCTTTGAGGATCCTAGTTTAAGAGAGATATTCATTTCTTTAAAATGTGACAAGATACGACTGGCTTGGTTACAAGGTAAGTGTGGTAGGAGGAACATTCCTTAG
- the LOC130727813 gene encoding endoglucanase 10-like, which translates to MGQKSRSKGCCGWFVAVLILALVIGAIAYTIKKKFGHSDSDNPAPVPGPPGAIDHKYSSALKTAMQFFDIQKSGKLVNNKISWRGDSALKDGSQAKLDLSKGMYDAGDHMKFGFPMAFTATVLSWAILEYGDQMDAVGQLDPAQDSLKWITDFLINAHPSENVLYIQVGDPVADHKCWDRPEDMTEERPLTQVNASCAGSDVAAETAAAMASASLVFKKTNSTYSSTLLKHAKQLFTFADKNRGSYSENIPEVATYYNSTGYGDELLWAASWLYHATNDDSYLDFVVGQDGEDYAQFGSPTWFSWDNKLAGTQVLLSRLSFFKKDLSNSHGSGLQSYRKTAEAVMCGLLPESPTATKSRTDNGLIWVSDWNSLQQPVASAFLAAIYSDYMLTSRTPKLKCDSDSYTPADLRDFAKSQADYVLGKNPMDMSFLVGYGDKFPQFVHHRGASIPANAKTGCKDGFKWLDSTDPNPNVATGALVGGPFLNDTYIDSRNNSMQAEPSTYNSAVLVGLLSSLVTTSSALQSFT; encoded by the exons ATGGGGCAGAAATCGAGGTCCAAAGGGTGCTGCGGTTGGTTTGTGGCGGTTCTGATTCTGGCTCTCGTCATCGGCGCCATCGCTTACACCATTAAGAAGAAGTTTGGTCACTCTGACTCCGATAACCCAGCTCCGGTTCCTGGTCCACCCGGCGCCATTGACCACAAATATTCCTCTGCACTCAAAACTGCAATGCAATTCTTCGATATACAAAAAT CTGGCAAGTTAGTTAACAACAAAATAAGTTGGAGAGGGGATTCAGCTCTAAAGGATGGAAGCCAAGCGAAACTGGATCTATCAAAAGGAATGTATGATGCTGGGGATCACATGAAGTTTGGTTTTCCCATGGCTTTTACTGCCACGGTGTTATCATGGGCCATTCTGGAATATGGAGATCAAATGGACGCTGTTGGCCAGTTGGATCCGGCACAAGATTCGCTGAAATGGATCACTGATTTTCTTATCAACGCTCACCCTTCTGAAAATGTTCTTTATATTCAG GTGGGTGATCCTGTTGCAGATCATAAGTGTTGGGATAGACCTGAAGATATGACGGAGGAGCGGCCACTCACGCAAGTGAACGCGTCTTGTGCCGGATCAGACGTTGCAGCTGAAACTGCAGCAGCCATGGCATCAGCATCGTTGGTCTTTAAAAAGACTAATTCTACTTATTCAAGCACTCTTCTCAAGCATGCAAAACAGTTGTTTACGTTTGCGGACAAGAATAGAGGATCTTATAGTGAGAATATACCTGAAGTCGCAACGTATTATAACTCAACTGGATATGGTGATGAGCTCTTATGGGCTGCTAGTTGGCTGTATCATGCCACAAATGATGATTCTTACCTTGACTTTGTGGTTGGCCAAGATGGAGAAGACTATGCTCAATTCGGAAGCCCAACCTGGTTCAGTTGGGACAACAAGCTTGCCGGAACTCAG GTTTTGTTATCCAGATTAAGCTTCTTTAAGAAGGACCTTTCAAATTCACATGGCTCTGGCCTGCAAAGTTACAGGAAAACTGCTGAGGCTGTGATGTGTGGCCTTCTTCCAGAATCTCCAACAGCCACAAAAAGCAGAACAGATA ATGGTCTTATATGGGTGAGCGACTGGAACTCTCTACAGCAACCTGTTGCTTCTGCATTCTTAGCTGCTATTTACAGCGACTATATGCTTACATCGCGGACTCCGAAACTAAAATGTGATTCAGATTCCTATACCCCAGCAGATCTTCGGGACTTTGCCAAATCCCAG GCTGATTATGTATTGGGCAAGAATCCTATGGATATGAGTTTTCTGGTGGGATATGGAGATAAGTTCCCACAATTCGTGCACCATAGGGGGGCTTCAATCCCTGCTAACGCGAAAACCGGTTGCAAGGACGGCTTCAAGTGGCTTGATTCGACTGATCCCAATCCCAACGTAGCTACTGGAGCACTTGTTGGTGGACCCTTCTTGAATGACACTTACATTGATTCCCGGAACAATTCCATGCAAGCAGAACCAAGCACATATAACAGTGCTGTCTTAGTTGGCCTTCTATCCAGCTTGGTCACAACATCTTCTGCCCTTCAGTCCTTTACCTAA